A window of the Tunturibacter empetritectus genome harbors these coding sequences:
- a CDS encoding lysine--tRNA ligase: MYESEFEKNLYQQRRDKLQQIAALGQLEGLSHAEATYPNHYAASHTIPEIRAAYDPLAAEQLDADPILVSIAGRIMAIRVQGKAGFAQLQQGGQRFQIYVRKDDVGENTFALYKLLDLGDHIGVRGHLFRTRTGELTIHVGGFDNLPALTFLTKAMLSLPDKYHGLEDTELRYRQRYVDLFMNTGATKPATSGEAPAEPAEPETPNVREVFVKRAAILRAIRKFFDRRGYLEVETPMMHQVAGGAAAQPFTTHHNALDLDLFLRIAPELYLKRLVVGGLDRVYEINRNFRNEGISTRHNPEFTMLEFYQAYANYHDLMTLSEELVICVAKEVNGSTITHFNGHEIDLSKWTKLSMREAIIKWWPPNAPIQPTVEDFSSEEKFRALIDEGEKFADPEKSSFDRALNRLGADCHFVREFVLDKGAPYGKAISDLFELRAEALRGGEMGIEEPLIQPTIIYDFPLAVSPLSKIKPDEPGWVERFEFYIGGFEVGNAFSELNDPDDQRTRFEQQMAEKARGDNEAHQMDEDYVRALGYGLPPTAGEGIGIDRLTMLLTNSKSIRDVILFPLLRPHVKQSDAAEAKHGASAE; the protein is encoded by the coding sequence GTGTACGAGTCGGAGTTCGAAAAAAATCTCTATCAGCAGCGCCGCGACAAGCTCCAGCAGATTGCCGCCCTCGGTCAGCTCGAAGGCCTCAGCCACGCCGAGGCGACCTACCCCAATCACTACGCCGCCAGCCACACCATCCCCGAGATCCGCGCCGCCTACGACCCCCTCGCCGCCGAGCAGCTCGACGCCGACCCCATCCTCGTCAGCATCGCCGGCCGCATCATGGCCATCCGCGTTCAGGGCAAGGCTGGCTTCGCGCAGCTCCAGCAAGGCGGCCAGCGCTTCCAGATCTACGTCCGCAAAGACGACGTTGGTGAAAACACCTTCGCTCTCTACAAGCTCCTCGACCTCGGCGACCACATCGGCGTCCGCGGCCATCTCTTCCGCACCCGCACCGGCGAGCTCACCATCCACGTTGGCGGCTTCGACAACCTGCCCGCGCTAACCTTCCTCACCAAGGCCATGCTGTCTTTGCCAGATAAGTATCACGGCCTCGAAGACACCGAGCTTCGCTACCGCCAGCGCTACGTCGACCTCTTCATGAACACCGGCGCCACCAAGCCCGCCACCTCAGGCGAAGCACCAGCCGAGCCGGCCGAACCCGAAACGCCCAACGTCCGCGAGGTCTTCGTCAAGCGCGCCGCCATCCTCCGCGCCATCCGCAAGTTCTTCGACCGCCGCGGCTACCTCGAAGTCGAAACCCCCATGATGCATCAGGTAGCCGGAGGCGCAGCCGCCCAGCCCTTTACCACCCATCACAATGCGCTCGACCTCGACCTCTTCCTTCGCATCGCGCCCGAGCTCTACCTCAAGCGCCTCGTCGTAGGCGGCCTCGATCGCGTCTACGAGATCAACCGCAACTTCCGCAACGAAGGCATCAGCACCCGCCACAACCCCGAGTTCACCATGCTCGAGTTCTACCAAGCCTACGCGAACTATCACGATCTGATGACCCTCAGCGAAGAACTTGTAATCTGCGTCGCCAAAGAGGTCAACGGCTCGACCATCACCCACTTCAACGGACACGAGATCGATCTCAGCAAATGGACCAAGCTCTCCATGCGCGAGGCCATCATCAAGTGGTGGCCGCCGAACGCACCAATTCAACCAACCGTAGAAGATTTTTCTTCTGAGGAAAAATTCAGAGCGCTCATCGACGAAGGAGAAAAGTTCGCCGACCCGGAGAAGTCGTCCTTCGATCGCGCCCTCAATCGCCTCGGCGCAGACTGCCACTTCGTTCGCGAGTTCGTCCTCGACAAGGGCGCACCCTACGGCAAAGCCATCTCCGATCTCTTCGAGCTGAGAGCCGAAGCCCTGCGAGGCGGCGAGATGGGCATCGAAGAACCACTCATCCAGCCCACCATCATCTACGACTTCCCCCTGGCCGTAAGCCCCCTCTCGAAGATCAAACCCGACGAGCCCGGCTGGGTCGAGCGTTTCGAGTTCTACATCGGAGGCTTCGAGGTCGGCAACGCCTTCTCCGAGCTCAACGACCCCGACGACCAGCGCACCCGCTTCGAGCAGCAGATGGCCGAAAAGGCACGTGGCGACAACGAAGCCCACCAGATGGACGAGGATTACGTTCGCGCCCTCGGCTACGGCCTGCCCCCGACAGCAGGCGAAGGCATCGGCATCGACCGCCTCACCATGCTCCTCACCAACTCCAAATCCATCCGCGACGTCATCCTCTTTCCCCTCCTGCGCCCCCATGTCAAACAGTCCGACGCAGCCGAAGCCAAACACGGCGCGTCAGCCGAATAA
- a CDS encoding thioredoxin domain-containing protein: MKILNRKISNWMLAGVVALSATAVAAAQTAAGAGAQTAPAGQKSDAPLKLQSLGQDTKADPFPPVNQKYFTASTPTVDTVNAFLKALWGYDSNRIWRVEAIQTTSAPNVTKVIVFVSDKTPNAKVQPTAFFVTPDGKHAVAGDAVVPFGATPFADLRKTLQARADGATRGATSKDLLLVEFSDLQCPHCKDAQSTMNQLVKDFPNARVVYQSFPLVDLHPFAFKAAAYGYCVQKQKNDAFFVYSAAVFDTQAALTDETGNQTLKDAVTKAGLDPAAIDACAATPATKEQVNASIKLAQDVGVEQTPMLAVNGHLLPLAGIPYETLKTIISYQASLDGVSTGATGPAVGSSSNPPTLGK; this comes from the coding sequence TTGAAGATTTTAAACAGGAAGATTTCGAATTGGATGTTGGCGGGAGTGGTGGCTCTGAGTGCTACGGCAGTGGCGGCGGCGCAGACGGCAGCGGGTGCGGGAGCGCAGACGGCTCCTGCCGGGCAGAAGTCTGATGCTCCCCTGAAGCTGCAGAGCCTGGGGCAGGATACCAAGGCGGATCCTTTTCCTCCGGTGAATCAGAAGTACTTCACGGCGTCTACGCCTACGGTGGATACGGTCAATGCGTTTCTGAAGGCGCTGTGGGGTTATGATTCGAACCGCATCTGGCGGGTGGAGGCGATTCAGACCACCTCGGCGCCGAATGTGACCAAGGTGATTGTGTTTGTGTCGGACAAGACTCCGAATGCGAAGGTGCAGCCGACGGCGTTTTTTGTGACGCCGGATGGAAAGCATGCGGTTGCGGGCGATGCGGTAGTGCCGTTTGGCGCGACGCCGTTTGCCGATCTGCGCAAGACGCTACAGGCTCGGGCAGATGGTGCGACGCGGGGCGCGACGAGCAAGGACCTTCTTCTGGTAGAGTTTTCCGATCTGCAGTGTCCGCATTGCAAAGACGCGCAGTCCACGATGAATCAGCTGGTGAAGGACTTCCCGAACGCCCGTGTGGTGTATCAGAGCTTTCCTCTGGTGGATCTGCACCCCTTTGCGTTCAAGGCGGCGGCGTATGGGTACTGCGTGCAGAAGCAGAAGAACGACGCGTTCTTTGTCTACTCGGCTGCGGTGTTTGATACCCAGGCTGCTTTGACGGACGAGACTGGGAATCAGACGCTGAAGGATGCTGTGACCAAGGCTGGACTAGATCCGGCAGCGATCGATGCGTGCGCGGCGACTCCGGCAACCAAGGAGCAGGTGAATGCCTCGATCAAGCTGGCGCAGGATGTGGGTGTTGAGCAGACGCCGATGCTTGCGGTGAATGGGCACCTATTGCCGCTGGCTGGGATTCCGTACGAGACGCTGAAGACGATCATTTCGTACCAGGCTTCGCTCGATGGCGTGAGCACGGGAGCGACCGGGCCGGCGGTGGGTAGCAGCTCGAATCCTCCGACACTGGGAAAGTAG
- a CDS encoding ATP synthase subunit I: MDKSAGEDDLVKTMESFSDADFKRTILSALRLLVVITVVAAPLVWWKMGWQSAVLLLVGALISGSGLFEWLRLMTAVMVRMDGGGKAKPMGLILFGFFLRLGLTVVLLYVSLKILNGSVYALAAGLALGVFALTIEGLRLMKAWTV, encoded by the coding sequence GTGGATAAGAGCGCAGGTGAGGATGATCTTGTGAAGACGATGGAGAGCTTCAGCGACGCGGACTTCAAACGGACGATCTTGAGCGCGTTGCGGTTGCTGGTGGTCATTACCGTGGTTGCAGCGCCGCTGGTGTGGTGGAAGATGGGCTGGCAGTCCGCGGTTTTGCTGCTGGTGGGGGCGCTGATCTCGGGGTCGGGTCTGTTTGAGTGGCTGCGGTTGATGACGGCGGTGATGGTTCGGATGGATGGCGGAGGAAAAGCGAAGCCGATGGGACTGATTTTGTTCGGTTTCTTCCTGCGGCTGGGGCTGACCGTAGTGCTGCTTTATGTTAGCCTTAAGATTCTGAATGGTTCGGTCTACGCGCTTGCCGCTGGCCTCGCTCTGGGTGTGTTTGCACTGACGATCGAGGGTTTGAGGCTAATGAAGGCGTGGACGGTTTAG
- a CDS encoding DUF420 domain-containing protein: protein MPAQTALPNKNPGANLRTPPSIIATIIVVSAAASALICYLVYFHAPLDITGNHLRSLPLLNAILNALCTIALIIGFGYIRARRVTQHRAAMFTAFFFSTIFLVSYLTNFTLHGETHFNRLSPWWPFYWKLLASHIFLSVVALPMILITFFLSLTGRFPTHKKLARYTFPIWLYVSVTGVIVYAMQALIH, encoded by the coding sequence ATGCCCGCGCAAACTGCTCTGCCCAACAAAAATCCCGGCGCAAACCTGCGCACTCCGCCAAGCATCATCGCGACTATCATCGTCGTCAGCGCCGCGGCCAGCGCACTCATCTGCTACCTCGTCTACTTCCATGCGCCGCTTGATATCACCGGCAATCATCTTCGCTCGCTCCCGCTACTCAATGCGATCCTCAACGCCCTCTGCACCATCGCGCTTATCATTGGCTTCGGCTATATCAGAGCTCGCCGCGTTACCCAACACCGCGCGGCCATGTTCACGGCGTTCTTCTTCTCCACCATCTTTCTCGTCTCCTACCTGACCAACTTCACCCTCCATGGCGAAACTCACTTCAACCGCCTCAGCCCATGGTGGCCCTTCTACTGGAAGCTCCTCGCCTCCCACATCTTCCTCTCGGTCGTCGCCCTGCCGATGATCCTGATCACATTCTTCCTTTCGCTCACCGGCCGCTTCCCGACGCACAAAAAACTTGCACGCTACACCTTCCCCATCTGGCTCTACGTCTCCGTCACCGGAGTCATCGTATACGCCATGCAAGCCTTGATTCACTAA
- the cyoE gene encoding heme o synthase, translating to MATSATTDHVLAPAKSHSLLADYATLFKLRVSTMVIITAGAGFYLGSLRSGISPFHAGLLQALAGIAVVTCGSSALNQALERKTDSLMRRTASRPMAAGRISLTHGLILGFAAIFLGSLYLAYTTNLLTGTLTLLTAIGYVAIYTPLKRVTTINTFIGAFPGALPPLIGWTAARGIIEWPGVALFAILFVWQFPHFMAIGWMYRDDYARAGIRLTPNLPNTQYAAQSTVIQALFYAVLMIPASLWPAALHTTGYFYAVAATILGTGYLWYTIRFARILRNPDSDSSRLVARDLLRASVIYLPLLLAAMMLDAKGRLLF from the coding sequence GTGGCCACCTCCGCGACAACCGATCACGTCCTCGCGCCCGCGAAGTCCCATTCGCTGCTCGCCGACTACGCCACTCTCTTCAAACTCCGCGTCTCAACCATGGTCATCATCACCGCCGGAGCAGGCTTCTATCTGGGCAGCCTCCGCAGCGGCATCAGCCCCTTCCACGCCGGTCTCCTCCAGGCTCTCGCAGGAATCGCCGTCGTAACCTGCGGCAGCAGCGCGCTCAACCAGGCCCTCGAACGCAAAACCGACTCGCTTATGCGCCGCACCGCCTCACGCCCCATGGCAGCCGGTAGAATCTCGCTCACGCACGGCCTCATCCTTGGTTTCGCGGCCATCTTCCTCGGCTCGCTCTACCTCGCCTACACCACCAACCTGCTCACCGGAACCCTCACACTCCTCACCGCGATCGGCTACGTCGCCATCTACACCCCGCTCAAGCGCGTCACCACCATCAACACCTTCATCGGCGCATTCCCCGGCGCACTGCCCCCCCTCATCGGCTGGACCGCCGCACGCGGCATCATCGAGTGGCCCGGCGTAGCTCTCTTCGCCATCCTCTTCGTCTGGCAGTTCCCCCACTTCATGGCCATCGGCTGGATGTACCGCGACGACTACGCCCGCGCCGGCATCCGCCTCACACCCAACCTGCCAAATACCCAGTACGCCGCACAGAGCACAGTCATTCAGGCCCTCTTCTACGCGGTCCTTATGATCCCAGCCAGCCTGTGGCCCGCAGCGCTACACACCACCGGCTACTTCTACGCAGTCGCAGCGACGATCCTGGGTACAGGCTACCTCTGGTACACCATTCGCTTCGCGCGCATCCTCCGCAATCCCGACTCCGACTCCTCGCGCCTCGTAGCCCGCGATCTCCTCCGCGCCTCAGTGATTTATCTCCCGCTACTTTTAGCCGCCATGATGCTAGACGCCAAAGGACGTCTTCTCTTCTAA
- a CDS encoding AtpZ/AtpI family protein, which yields MRSHRTLYAWCNSPAMADDGAGNGGNGASGGGKGALGELVKAESMIQLAIALPAGCVIGWLVGSWLDRHFHQGWITVVGILLGAAAGFVQIFRTASRYIKRG from the coding sequence ATGAGATCCCATCGGACGCTGTATGCGTGGTGTAATAGTCCTGCTATGGCGGATGATGGAGCAGGGAACGGCGGTAACGGCGCGAGTGGAGGCGGCAAAGGTGCGCTCGGTGAGTTGGTGAAGGCTGAATCGATGATTCAGTTGGCGATTGCTCTGCCGGCTGGGTGCGTCATCGGGTGGTTAGTGGGGAGCTGGCTGGATCGGCACTTTCATCAAGGCTGGATCACGGTTGTCGGGATACTGCTTGGGGCAGCGGCGGGATTCGTCCAGATCTTTCGGACGGCGTCGCGGTATATCAAGCGTGGATAA
- a CDS encoding class I SAM-dependent methyltransferase, with product MSTDSDCVIDLYERHAAAWANERLRENNFCERGWLNRFCALIPTGGSVLDIGCGAGAPIAKHLSESGYAVTGIDSSATMIAMFQARLPSQQALLSDMRTLCLEQRFDGILAWDSFFHLNHENQRRMFSIFKAHAAPHAALMFTSGSSYGEAIGQLHGEPLYHASLDSAEYIRLLSEHGFAVVATVSEDQTCGGRAVWLAQLQ from the coding sequence ATGAGCACCGACTCCGATTGCGTTATCGACCTCTATGAAAGGCACGCCGCAGCCTGGGCTAACGAGCGGCTGCGCGAGAATAACTTTTGCGAACGCGGGTGGTTGAATCGCTTTTGCGCGCTGATTCCAACGGGCGGATCGGTCTTGGACATCGGCTGCGGAGCCGGTGCTCCAATCGCAAAACATCTTAGCGAAAGCGGCTACGCCGTGACCGGCATTGACTCCTCGGCCACGATGATCGCCATGTTTCAAGCGCGTTTGCCCAGTCAGCAGGCGCTTCTTTCAGATATGCGCACATTGTGTCTTGAGCAACGTTTTGACGGCATCCTCGCCTGGGATAGCTTCTTTCACTTGAATCATGAGAACCAGAGGCGGATGTTTTCGATATTCAAAGCGCACGCCGCCCCGCACGCCGCGCTGATGTTCACGAGCGGAAGTTCGTATGGTGAGGCGATTGGGCAGCTTCATGGTGAGCCGTTGTATCATGCGAGTCTTGACTCGGCCGAGTACATCAGGTTGCTCAGCGAGCACGGCTTCGCGGTCGTCGCCACTGTATCAGAGGATCAAACTTGCGGCGGCCGCGCCGTTTGGCTCGCCCAACTGCAATAG
- a CDS encoding NAD+ synthase produces the protein MKIALAQINPTVGDFAGNAKKILEYASRAEELGVGLVVFPELAVCGYPPADFLEKASFVERAEQVVAELAGWTAVAGRPAILCGTVMASKASVGKQVRNVAALMDGGSVSFVQQKMLLPFYDVFDEQRYFEPATEQALVCVGGEPLAITICEDAWNDKGFWPRQMYPVDPVERLMGRWESQSTELAGQQRVILNISASPYWQGKPQIRQNMLAALARRHHAFVAMTNQVGGNDSLVFDGSSLVIRPDGHVVARAASFAEDLVVFDTRDGEAIAAATQVDEVAAMWSALVLGTRDYVRKCGFSKVLVGLSGGIDSALVAAIAVEALGKENVIGVGMPTEYSSLGSIEDARKLAKNLGVRFELLPIHDVFAQFQHVLQPLFAGTPFGLAEENLQPRIRGTLLMALSNKFGALVLTTGNKSEMSTGYCTLYGDMVGALAVIGDVMKMRVYALSRYVNRVKEIIPWETISKPPSAELRPEQRDTDSLPPYEVLDPILEAYVERYCSAEQIAEEQGLDVALVRSVLQLVEKSEYKRQQAAPVLKVTRKSFGMGRRFPIAVKVQV, from the coding sequence GTGAAGATAGCGCTTGCCCAGATCAACCCGACGGTGGGTGACTTCGCCGGGAATGCGAAGAAGATTCTTGAATATGCGTCTCGTGCCGAGGAGTTGGGCGTGGGCCTTGTAGTGTTTCCCGAGCTTGCGGTGTGCGGGTATCCGCCGGCGGATTTTCTTGAGAAAGCATCCTTCGTTGAGAGGGCAGAGCAGGTGGTTGCGGAGCTTGCAGGCTGGACCGCGGTTGCGGGCCGACCGGCGATTCTGTGCGGCACGGTGATGGCTTCGAAGGCCAGCGTGGGCAAGCAGGTGCGGAACGTCGCGGCATTGATGGATGGAGGCAGCGTGAGCTTTGTGCAGCAGAAGATGCTGCTGCCGTTCTATGACGTCTTCGACGAGCAGAGATACTTTGAGCCGGCGACGGAGCAGGCGCTGGTCTGTGTCGGCGGGGAGCCGCTTGCGATTACGATCTGCGAGGACGCCTGGAACGACAAAGGATTCTGGCCCCGGCAGATGTATCCGGTGGATCCTGTTGAGAGGCTGATGGGGCGGTGGGAGTCGCAGTCGACGGAGCTGGCGGGACAGCAGCGGGTGATCTTGAATATCTCGGCTTCGCCTTATTGGCAGGGAAAGCCGCAGATCCGGCAGAATATGCTGGCTGCGCTGGCACGGCGGCATCATGCGTTTGTGGCGATGACGAACCAGGTGGGCGGGAACGACAGCCTGGTGTTTGATGGTTCGTCGCTGGTGATTCGGCCGGATGGTCATGTCGTGGCGCGGGCTGCTTCGTTTGCTGAGGATCTGGTGGTCTTCGACACACGGGATGGCGAGGCGATCGCGGCAGCGACTCAGGTGGACGAGGTCGCTGCGATGTGGAGTGCGCTGGTGCTGGGGACGCGGGACTACGTGAGGAAGTGCGGGTTCAGCAAGGTGCTGGTGGGGTTGAGCGGGGGGATCGATTCGGCGCTGGTGGCGGCGATTGCAGTGGAGGCTCTTGGCAAGGAAAACGTAATTGGTGTGGGAATGCCGACGGAGTACTCGTCGCTGGGCTCGATTGAGGATGCGCGGAAGCTGGCGAAGAACCTGGGGGTGAGGTTTGAACTGCTGCCGATCCATGATGTGTTCGCGCAGTTTCAACATGTGTTGCAGCCGCTGTTTGCAGGGACGCCGTTTGGGCTTGCAGAGGAGAACCTGCAGCCGCGCATTCGTGGGACGCTGCTGATGGCGTTGTCGAACAAGTTTGGCGCGCTGGTGTTGACGACTGGGAATAAGAGCGAGATGTCGACCGGGTACTGCACGCTGTACGGCGATATGGTGGGTGCGCTGGCCGTGATTGGTGATGTGATGAAGATGCGGGTGTATGCGTTGAGCCGGTATGTGAATCGCGTGAAGGAGATCATTCCGTGGGAGACGATCTCGAAACCACCTTCAGCGGAGCTGCGGCCAGAGCAGCGGGATACCGACTCGTTGCCACCGTATGAGGTGCTTGATCCGATCCTGGAGGCGTATGTGGAGCGGTATTGTTCGGCGGAGCAGATTGCTGAAGAGCAGGGATTGGATGTGGCTTTGGTGAGGTCGGTGCTGCAGCTGGTGGAGAAGAGCGAATACAAGCGGCAGCAGGCGGCTCCGGTGTTGAAAGTTACGAGAAAGTCGTTCGGAATGGGGCGCCGGTTTCCCATTGCGGTCAAGGTTCAGGTGTAA
- a CDS encoding ABC transporter ATP-binding protein yields MAEPDDKIEEQPHEVTADTPLIESVSEDVSAEVGDFIQQAAEQNEAAAEALPDIKNKPAPYISFEHVYKSFGEFVVLEDVSFYVLPGETLCILGRSGVGKSVSLQMLLGFLKPDKGMIKVAGENICGFQEKELQEIRRKVTMVFQNGALFDSITVGENVAFPMRERGEMAEDQILQVVKGLLEMVGVAGMEGLLPSDLSTGMKRSIAIARALASQPEAVLYDEPTTMVDPLMAHLLGDLIERLKQQLHLTSIVVTHDMRLAKKLADRVVFLSAGKAIFFGTMEEMERSQDPILQEFLALDELVTPV; encoded by the coding sequence ATGGCAGAGCCGGATGACAAGATCGAGGAACAGCCGCACGAGGTGACCGCGGATACTCCGCTGATTGAGAGCGTGTCGGAGGACGTGTCGGCTGAGGTGGGTGATTTCATTCAGCAGGCGGCGGAACAGAATGAGGCGGCTGCCGAGGCTTTGCCGGATATCAAGAACAAGCCTGCGCCCTACATCTCGTTTGAGCATGTGTATAAGTCGTTCGGCGAGTTTGTGGTGCTGGAGGATGTGAGCTTCTATGTACTGCCGGGAGAGACGCTGTGCATCCTGGGTCGAAGCGGCGTGGGCAAGTCGGTGTCTCTGCAGATGCTGCTGGGTTTTTTGAAGCCGGATAAGGGGATGATCAAGGTTGCGGGGGAGAATATCTGCGGCTTTCAGGAGAAGGAGTTACAAGAGATCCGCCGAAAGGTGACGATGGTCTTTCAGAACGGAGCATTGTTCGACTCGATTACGGTGGGAGAGAACGTTGCGTTTCCGATGCGGGAGCGCGGGGAGATGGCCGAGGACCAGATTCTGCAGGTAGTGAAGGGGTTGCTGGAGATGGTGGGGGTTGCGGGGATGGAGGGTCTGCTGCCGTCGGACCTGTCGACGGGGATGAAGCGTTCCATCGCGATTGCGCGGGCGCTGGCATCGCAGCCGGAGGCGGTGTTGTATGACGAGCCGACAACGATGGTGGACCCGCTGATGGCACATCTTCTTGGAGATTTAATCGAACGGCTGAAACAACAACTGCATCTGACGAGCATTGTGGTAACTCACGATATGCGGCTGGCAAAGAAGCTGGCGGACCGAGTGGTGTTTTTGAGCGCAGGCAAAGCGATTTTCTTTGGAACAATGGAAGAGATGGAACGCAGCCAGGACCCGATACTTCAGGAGTTTCTGGCGCTCGATGAGTTGGTAACTCCGGTCTAG
- the mobA gene encoding molybdenum cofactor guanylyltransferase, whose product MACSVPEEVGGYVLAGGKSLRMGRDKALLELAGKPLVRHAVKKLRRVCMDVRILSGNPELAEFAPIVADLHPGCGPLGGLEAALMHSTFDWSLFLPVDMPFLPTAFLSQWVRRTMTEEKRGARLAMFTVDGVPQPTLAMVHRHVAPFVASAVERGEFKLYPVLERAGRELAAKQGGVLGRTFRNLPWNDESTFQATPNLYGPRQEGWMATTEAQQSAKHLWFANLNTPEEFAEAERHVDALDT is encoded by the coding sequence ATGGCGTGCTCGGTCCCGGAAGAGGTCGGCGGCTATGTGCTGGCGGGTGGAAAGAGTTTGCGCATGGGGCGGGACAAGGCTTTGCTGGAGCTGGCGGGGAAGCCGCTGGTGCGCCATGCGGTGAAGAAGCTGCGGCGGGTGTGCATGGATGTTCGCATACTGAGCGGAAACCCGGAACTCGCGGAGTTCGCGCCGATTGTGGCTGATCTGCATCCAGGTTGTGGACCTCTTGGAGGGCTGGAGGCGGCGCTTATGCATTCCACTTTTGATTGGAGCCTGTTTCTGCCGGTGGATATGCCGTTTCTTCCGACGGCGTTTTTGAGTCAGTGGGTTCGCAGAACGATGACGGAGGAAAAGAGGGGAGCGAGGCTGGCAATGTTTACGGTGGATGGTGTTCCGCAGCCTACATTGGCGATGGTTCACCGGCACGTCGCCCCCTTTGTGGCGAGTGCTGTAGAGCGGGGGGAGTTCAAGTTGTATCCGGTATTGGAGCGGGCGGGCAGGGAACTGGCGGCGAAGCAGGGGGGCGTGCTCGGAAGGACATTCCGCAATTTGCCATGGAACGATGAATCGACATTTCAAGCAACGCCAAACTTGTACGGTCCACGCCAAGAAGGCTGGATGGCAACGACCGAGGCGCAGCAGTCGGCGAAGCATCTGTGGTTTGCGAATTTGAATACGCCGGAGGAGTTTGCCGAGGCGGAGCGGCATGTCGATGCACTGGATACATAG
- a CDS encoding sugar transferase, translating to MATPDYLQQVIVSERKYTGNGRRASRADGVFRRPSITSTVWASLDLLTVVIAAVAALRFRVETPANVPTLHVLPHLIKSSPNLLFFYIGWYGICLIFFTRSYGLYGTIQHHSGLHEQRMTIQASLTSGLLLCGTLYLSSGEAISRIVVGLMVVFTTVLLCLRRALWRRMVYRRFRAGIETRNVLIVGAGRVGHALRNHIDTLQHLGFRFKGFVALTEREAESGNADVIGDARNCLSLARSLFVDEIFFSVPAEEKMVIRMVEEARIAGIDVRVVPDMYDGLAWNARVEYVGQFPTIPLHRRDFPIGGFLLKRVLDTTVSVIGLALTAPVMLAIAAAIRLDSPGPIFYKAQRIGRKGRAFSCYKFRTMVQNADKLKADLEHMNERDSVLFKIKKDPRITKVGKVLRKYSLDELPQFYNVLKGDMSLVGPRPPMAAEVEQYDLAHLRRLDVLPGITGLWQVEARQDPSFDSYISLDTAYVENWSLIMDLRILARTVGVVLSGTGS from the coding sequence ATGGCGACACCGGATTATCTGCAGCAGGTCATCGTTTCAGAGAGAAAATACACGGGGAATGGAAGGCGCGCGTCAAGGGCCGACGGGGTCTTCCGCAGGCCGTCGATCACGAGTACGGTGTGGGCCTCGCTGGACCTGCTGACCGTGGTGATTGCGGCGGTTGCAGCTTTAAGGTTCCGTGTTGAGACGCCCGCGAATGTGCCTACGCTGCATGTGCTCCCGCATCTGATCAAGTCCTCCCCGAATCTTCTGTTTTTTTACATTGGCTGGTATGGAATCTGCCTGATCTTCTTTACGCGGTCTTATGGGCTGTACGGGACGATTCAGCACCATAGCGGATTGCATGAGCAGAGGATGACGATTCAGGCATCGCTGACCTCGGGCTTGCTTCTGTGCGGGACGCTTTATCTGTCGAGCGGCGAGGCGATCTCGCGAATCGTGGTTGGGTTGATGGTGGTGTTTACGACGGTGCTGCTGTGCCTGCGGCGCGCGTTGTGGCGGAGGATGGTCTATCGGCGATTCCGCGCCGGTATCGAGACGCGGAATGTTTTGATTGTGGGGGCGGGGCGTGTGGGGCATGCGCTGAGGAACCATATCGACACGCTGCAGCATCTCGGATTTCGATTCAAGGGCTTTGTTGCATTGACGGAGCGCGAGGCGGAGTCCGGCAATGCAGATGTGATCGGCGATGCGAGGAACTGCCTGTCGCTGGCGCGATCGTTGTTTGTGGACGAGATCTTCTTCTCGGTGCCGGCAGAGGAGAAGATGGTGATCCGCATGGTGGAGGAGGCTCGGATTGCCGGCATCGACGTTCGCGTGGTTCCGGATATGTACGATGGCCTGGCGTGGAATGCCAGGGTGGAATATGTCGGTCAGTTCCCGACGATTCCGCTGCATCGCAGAGACTTTCCGATCGGCGGATTTTTGCTGAAGCGGGTGCTCGACACGACGGTTTCCGTGATTGGGCTGGCTTTGACTGCGCCGGTGATGCTGGCGATTGCCGCTGCGATTCGGCTGGATTCTCCGGGGCCGATCTTTTATAAGGCTCAGCGGATCGGGCGAAAAGGCCGCGCGTTCTCGTGCTACAAGTTCCGGACGATGGTGCAGAACGCGGATAAGTTGAAGGCGGATCTGGAACACATGAATGAACGGGATAGCGTGCTGTTCAAGATCAAGAAGGACCCTCGGATTACGAAGGTAGGCAAGGTGCTGCGGAAGTATTCGCTGGATGAGCTGCCGCAGTTTTATAACGTGCTGAAGGGCGATATGAGCCTGGTGGGGCCGCGGCCTCCGATGGCGGCTGAGGTGGAGCAGTACGATCTGGCGCATCTGCGGCGGCTGGATGTGCTGCCGGGGATTACCGGGCTGTGGCAGGTGGAGGCGCGGCAGGATCCTTCATTCGACAGCTATATCTCGCTGGATACGGCGTACGTGGAGAACTGGAGTCTGATTATGGATCTTCGGATTCTGGCGCGCACAGTGGGTGTGGTGTTGAGCGGGACAGGCTCCTAA